GATCTCAAATCTTTACACTCTTTTAGCTAAGGAATTCTGGGCTTGCATTCATTTTTTCATTGCTGCTCAAATATtaagtcttttctttttctgtctcGGATCCCGCATTATGAACTCATGAGGAACTCAGTTGATCCCTCCTTTCCGATGtctgttataatttttttgtccttGCTGTTGCTGTTGTTTCAACTTGTCTTAGCTGCTGATTATGTACCAACTGAGAAAATCCTCCTAAATTGCGGCGAAAAATCAGAGCTTACCGACAACGATAATCGGAAATGGACTCCGGATTTTGGGTCCAAGTTTCTGGTCGGAACTGGGAATTCCGTCATTTCCCGAGCTGCCACGCAAGATCCCGCGGTCCCCGAAGTTCCTTACTTGACCGCCCGGGTTTTCCGCTCTAACTTTACCTATAGTTTCCCGGTCGTAGCCGGTCGGAAATTTGTTAGGTTGTATTTCTATGCTAATTCATATGATGACCGGAATTCGAGCAATGCTTTGTTTTCCGTCACATCTGGTTCTTATACTCTTCTTAAGAATTTCAGTGCTGCTCAAACAAGTGAAGCTATGAATTACGCCTTTATTGTTAAGGAGTATTCCATCAATGTAGATGGTGACCGCTTGAACTTGACATTTAGTCTCGGTTCGACCCCTTCCAATGCGTATGCGTTTGTCAATGGGATTGAGGTTTTGTCAATGCCTGATATTTATAGTAACACCGATGGGATAACGATTGTGGGGCAGAACTCACAGTTCACTATCGATAACAGCACAACTCTCGAGAATATTTACCGGCTGAATGTGGGTGGAAACGATATCTCGCCTTCTGGTGATACAGGTCTGTTTAGGTCTTGGTATGATGACCAGCCCTACCTTTTTGGGGCTGCACATGGAGTTTCAGGAGCTGCGGATCCGAATGTGACAATCGATTATGGTACCATGCCGAGGTATATTGCACCACAAGATGTGTACACCACTGCTAGATCCATGGGGCCAAATGCTCAAGTGaactataattataatttaacctgGTTGTTCAGTGTTGACTCTGGATTCTCTTACTTGGTTAGGCTACATTTCTGTGAGTTTACGGATAACATTACTAAGGTTAATCAGAGAGTGTTTGATGTCTTCCTTAACAACCAAACTGCCGAGCAAGGTGTTGATGTGATTGCGCTGGCAGATGAAGTTGATGTTCCTGTGTTTAGGGATTATGTGGTCATCGTTCCTGGAGGGAATTCACAGCAGGATCTATGGCTTGCATTGCATCCAGACCCAAGTAGCAAGCCCCAGTATTATGATGCACTCTTAAATGGTGTGGAGATATTCAAGATAAGTGACCCAAAAAGCAATCTAGCAGGGCCCAATCCAACCCCTGGTCCAAAACAGAATGTAGTTAATCCATCATTGGCTTTGCCATCTAGCCAAGGTCATTTGAAGAACCAGAAAGCAATTATCGCTGGGGGGGTCAGTGGTGGACTGGTTCTAGCTCTTGTTATTGGTTTCTGTGTTGTTACTGCATCACGTCGTCGAAGGCATGGAAATTATACGAGCCCGAGTGATGGTCCATCAGGATGGCTTCCTCTTTCATTGTACGGAAATTCACACTCTGCAGGTTCAGCAAAGACAAATACTACAGGGAGCTATGCTTCATCCCTCCCTTCAAACCTTTGCCGGCATTTCTCATTTGCCGAGATCAAATCTGCCACAAAAAACTTTGATGAGGCTTTAGTCCTTGGGGTGGGAGGTTTTGGCAAAGTTTACAAAGGAGAAATTGATGGCGGGACAACTAAAGTTGCAATCAAGCGTGGCAATCCGCTATCTGAGCAAGGTGTGCATGAGTTCCAGACTGAGATTGAAATGCTTTCAAAACTTCGACACCGCCACCTTGTTTCGTTGATTGGTTACTGTGAAGAGAATTGTGAAATGATCCTAGTTTATGATTATATGGCTCATGGAACATTGCGTGAACATCTATACAAAACAAAAAAGCCACCTCTTCCTTGGAAGCAAAGGCTGGAAATATGCATTGGGGCTGCTCGCGGTTTGCACTATCTCCACACTGGTGCCAAGCACACTATCATTCACCGGGATGTGAAGACAACAAACATTCTTCTCGATGAGAAGTGGGTGGCAAAAGTTTCTGATTTTGGATTATCAAAAACTGGCCCCACATTGGATCATACTCATGTGAGCACTGTCGTGAAGGGTAGCTTTGGCTATTTGGATCCCGAGTATTTCAGACGACAGCAGCTAACTGATAAGTCTGATGTTTACTCTTTCGGGGTTGTCCTCTTTGAGATCCTGTGTGCACGTCCAGCATTGAATCCTACACTGCCGAAGGAGCAAGTGAGCCTTGCAGAGTGGGCTGCACATTGTCACAAGAAAGGCATCCTAGATCAGATTATGGATCCTTATCTGAAAGGGAAGATAACACCGGAATGTTTCAAAAAGTTTGCCGAGACAGCAATGAAGTGCGTGGCTGATGAGGGAATCGAGAGACCATCTATGGGTGATGTGCTGTGGAACCTTGAGTTTGCCTTGCAGCTGCAGGAGAGTGCAGAAGAGAGTGGGAAGGGAATTGGTGAAATGGACATGGACGAGGGGAGCTATGAAGGAACCTGTAAAGGGAAGAAAGATCCGAATGCATCCCTGGGGTATGATGGTAACATAACTGATTCTAGGAGCAGCGGGATGAGCATGAGCATCGGTGGTCGCAGCCTGGCTAGTGAAGACTCAGAGGGTTTGACACCTAGTGCTGTTTTCTCACAGATCATGAACCCTAAAGGGCGTTGAGATGAGAAGTGCACAAGTGATTGTTGCATGACTTGAGCATGGCATGGAATGGAATATAGGAATATTGAGTTTTGTTGTGGCATTCATTTCACTTATAATTAGTATAATCTGCTTTACATATTCACTCTGATAATATGTGTTATAATCCAAGTGGGGTTGTTGTAACTTGCatgtaaaagaaatataagAAAAAGGGTGGTCCTATTATGTAAACCTCTAATGGTCAATAGTCCATGACATGAGAATCACTTTTATTCTTCCattagaaatgaaatatatttgaattgtgcTGAAAAGAAAGAATGAGCTGGCATTGGCATCGCAAGAAATTAGAGGGGAAGGCCCTCTGCCAAagtgttttcaattaaaataaagtgatgTGATAGGAAAGTAAGGATATTAAGGTATTTTAATTCAAACAAGGTTGACtcattatgttataaaattgaGGCTGTAGAATATTGTTTAAGGGTCCACACTCCACTATGGAATGGAGACTTGCCACCGAATGCCCCACTTTTTAGTATAAAGGCAGAAAAGGGTCCATCCAGGCTCTCCTCTGACACCATCCTAATTGGGATCATCACTTTTCCTTTAACAAACCAAAAACACCAAAGCATACATcactttctttttaaaaaaagataattacaataaaatgtTGAAATCTGAAAATCTGAATAGTTAATTACAGCTACTTCACCCATCTGTCTACTCTACATCTATATGAAGCTATTTATTATCATACCtcataaaaatgtatatttccGTACAGATTAatagtttcttttttaaaaagaaaaaaccataCACATCCACCTATAGTGGAGTTACAAAGTACTTGTGTTCGAATCTTTAGTTTGCCATCGATTTGATCGATAGACAATCCCTATCCCAGACCACttgtcaaaaatataaaaagaacaaTAGGAAGAGTAGTAGCATATCACAAATCACATGGacgtgaaaaagaaaaaa
This genomic window from Gossypium raimondii isolate GPD5lz chromosome 10, ASM2569854v1, whole genome shotgun sequence contains:
- the LOC105776187 gene encoding receptor-like protein kinase FERONIA, which produces MRNSVDPSFPMSVIIFLSLLLLLFQLVLAADYVPTEKILLNCGEKSELTDNDNRKWTPDFGSKFLVGTGNSVISRAATQDPAVPEVPYLTARVFRSNFTYSFPVVAGRKFVRLYFYANSYDDRNSSNALFSVTSGSYTLLKNFSAAQTSEAMNYAFIVKEYSINVDGDRLNLTFSLGSTPSNAYAFVNGIEVLSMPDIYSNTDGITIVGQNSQFTIDNSTTLENIYRLNVGGNDISPSGDTGLFRSWYDDQPYLFGAAHGVSGAADPNVTIDYGTMPRYIAPQDVYTTARSMGPNAQVNYNYNLTWLFSVDSGFSYLVRLHFCEFTDNITKVNQRVFDVFLNNQTAEQGVDVIALADEVDVPVFRDYVVIVPGGNSQQDLWLALHPDPSSKPQYYDALLNGVEIFKISDPKSNLAGPNPTPGPKQNVVNPSLALPSSQGHLKNQKAIIAGGVSGGLVLALVIGFCVVTASRRRRHGNYTSPSDGPSGWLPLSLYGNSHSAGSAKTNTTGSYASSLPSNLCRHFSFAEIKSATKNFDEALVLGVGGFGKVYKGEIDGGTTKVAIKRGNPLSEQGVHEFQTEIEMLSKLRHRHLVSLIGYCEENCEMILVYDYMAHGTLREHLYKTKKPPLPWKQRLEICIGAARGLHYLHTGAKHTIIHRDVKTTNILLDEKWVAKVSDFGLSKTGPTLDHTHVSTVVKGSFGYLDPEYFRRQQLTDKSDVYSFGVVLFEILCARPALNPTLPKEQVSLAEWAAHCHKKGILDQIMDPYLKGKITPECFKKFAETAMKCVADEGIERPSMGDVLWNLEFALQLQESAEESGKGIGEMDMDEGSYEGTCKGKKDPNASLGYDGNITDSRSSGMSMSIGGRSLASEDSEGLTPSAVFSQIMNPKGR